The proteins below come from a single Miscanthus floridulus cultivar M001 chromosome 1, ASM1932011v1, whole genome shotgun sequence genomic window:
- the LOC136499910 gene encoding calmodulin-binding protein 25-like, translating to MDAVSLSCAGVAPRSALLSHSFADAAIARALHFSLSDHAPAEPPAATTMLMHGAVAGTDCPGPAMAAAPSPSSSARCRLGPAGGHGGKRRRPRPSKRAPTTYISTDAATFRAMVQRVTGADEADLLQPPPQQQDGGLGIGLLLPHLGVEQFLLAAGHAPHVAAAAAPYATATPAAAAAAEQQPLFPTLDSWNVMYGKKNEVVSALTASP from the coding sequence ATGGACGCCGTCTCACTCTCCTGCGCGGGCGTGGCGCCGCGGAGCGCGCTCCTGTCCCACTCCTTCGCCGACGCGGCCATCGCGCGCGCGCTCCACTTCTCCCTCTCCGATCACGCCCCGGCCGAGCCGCCCGCGGCCACGACGATGCTGATGCACGGCGCCGTGGCAGGGACGGACTGTCCCGGTCCCGCGATGGccgcagcgccgtcgccgtcgtcgtccgcgCGGTGCCGGCTGGGCCCGGCGGGCGGGCACGGGGGGAAGCGGCGCCGGCCGCGGCCGTCCAAGCGCGCGCCCACCACGTACATCAGCACCGACGCCGCCACCTTCCGCGCCATGGTGCAGCGCGTCACCGGCGCCGACGAGGCCGACCTgctgcagccgccgccgcagcagcaggaCGGCGGCCTCGGCATCGGCCTCCTCCTGCCGCACCTCGGGGTCGAGCAGTTCCTCCTGGCGGCGGGACACGCGCCGCacgtcgctgctgctgctgcaccgtACGCGACGGCCAcgcccgccgcggcggcggcggcggagcagcaGCCGCTGTTCCCGACGCTGGACTCGTGGAACGTCATGTACGGGAAGAAGAACGAGGTGGTCTCGGCTCTCACTGCTAGCCCATGA